The following proteins are co-located in the Vigna angularis cultivar LongXiaoDou No.4 chromosome 2, ASM1680809v1, whole genome shotgun sequence genome:
- the LOC108329254 gene encoding photosystem II core complex proteins psbY, chloroplastic: MAATIAATMAIVNTKSLKLPLPPSKPTISLFSHLNLPKGLTSTVNATVSSTTSSMAGTAIAGAVFSTLGYCDAAFAASQIAQIAEGDNRGLALLLPVVPALAWVLFNILQPALNQVNRMRSSKGVMVGLGLGLGASGLVWSPEASASEMGLIADAAAGSDNRGQLLLLVVAPAIGWVLFNILQPALNQLNRMRSK, encoded by the coding sequence ATGGCGGCAACCATAGCAGCAACCATGGCCATAGTAAACACCAAGAGCCTAAAACTCCCACTCCCACCTTCAAAACCCACCATTTCTCTCTTTTCCCATCTCAACCTTCCAAAGGGTCTAACCTCCACCGTTAACGCTACCGTGTCATCAACAACATCTTCCATGGCGGGCACTGCAATCGCGGGGGCAGTTTTTTCCACCCTAGGATACTGCGACGCGGCTTTTGCGGCGTCGCAAATAGCCCAAATTGCGGAGGGCGACAACCGTGGGCTTGCGCTGTTGCTGCCGGTGGTTCCCGCCTTAGCGTGGGTGCTGTTCAACATTCTGCAGCCGGCGCTGAACCAGGTCAACCGCATGCGAAGCAGCAAGGGGGTCATGGTTGGGCTTGGGCTTGGACTCGGCGCCTCGGGCTTGGTGTGGAGCCCAGAAGCGTCAGCGAGTGAGATGGGTCTGATTGCGGATGCTGCGGCGGGCAGTGACAACAGGGGTCAGCTTCTGCTGTTGGTGGTTGCACCGGCAATTGGGTGGGTTCTGTTCAACATTCTGCAACCTGCACTTAATCAGCTTAACAGAATGAGATCAAAATGA
- the LOC108329203 gene encoding uncharacterized protein LOC108329203 isoform X1, translating into MATHNTSVVYIHTNLDTRLALLVSDHDTVADLKRSILSEHPLCFPQIGQIQINGIKVMREGHFYHLVDSMPVRSAFTGSLQSWFVSVDATVVRECSQNYQVATLGIVSNALTGRGDNAIGSPSKGVLQLENKLVENVEVPVPSPCVSQHTGKGAGEKLDTGVKSSGENIELPGSAIEYEVDGTDKNIGSVCVVRKERNSKSVSDSSRKRKGKRKKEDAFRDDTSNVDDASVVGLSDCAIQQDIEVVAKTLENANKEVIMEFEVLKEHQHTDGNNRNTKRDLDTAVSMKEASEPELISDKKHKKRKRSLIDDSKELFKEETAAQKDEAHKSDEAHEERKELKDQFELKNENYRYGVEYKDDKVTGDILDTVTPAKKKRKCSKEKSLSKAKLINDFNVEISSHHDLEKLQKIKNSNDDQSAEKFSDTDPLRTILEGRRRKGKKNSSNPHETHLISSFRNVEEEDHSSIQKGGQEEISLPKGPDMSMGKTTIDNMETGTDACKEDIQSTEKTKGNYNNHADIEIIAHPANVVGHMELTEDNGKNEAGQIEGAEEGRELSQQNDPKLMLLDKSTPSNQNDSNAKVGELNVTSKVVDVNGSTESRKSKKEKKKKKKDKNSGGESPFREGTGHVDASESKNGIMEKKNKKKDKNSGGESPFREGSGHVDASESKNGIMKSIGATNYDPKSGNTETVENPLNQIGEKIQQEEMHGTSDKEVEFNIESAEHTGKRQRKKSNDKQNSISKSMLNMLLKDQGDSKNLSSSSDRETQAKSSVAVTKKRNSASTKSSKKSCKTNTELVKDSVRFEPSDSPHNSGSKDAVQLSTQSPGEKDDDNLEAPSKTLKVNADEQFSSWKQPGETNLSDGMLVDKMNETEMKDIETMTRNNIHQLEATNGQTHAKDLSSSQKLSSKEELDVRIHPGEKVPNPHRSGQESKVSGNRTVIEENKKTRVKASEKKIDLEKQRKHVPVSNSKLEGSIKRVQNKAGKASGNNVHGVVGKTPQKKSLLSGAIFKDDSSSSSDGEDGNSGASTRTPSDNPLLSDEDSSSGSYGGQSLENGGRISSKAHLTDTKEMSIDDVVRSSSWFKEAKMTASQLQESQSQSLEFVPDSLVD; encoded by the exons GTAATGCTTTGACTGGTCGTGGTGATAATGCTATCGGTTCTCCATCCAAGGGTGTGTTGCAGTTGGAGAACAAACTAGTTGAGAATGTAGAAGTTCCTGTTCCTAGTCCTTGTGTTTCACAACATACTGGCAAAGGAGCTGGTGAAAAGTTGGATACAGGTGTTAAATCATCTGGCGAAAATATTGAACTTCCAGGTTCAGCTATCGAGTATGAGGTTGATGGAACCGATAAAAACATTGGGAGTGTTTGTGTTGTACGCAAGGAGAGAAATAGTAAATCTGTATCAGATTCGAGTAGAAAACGTAAAggtaaaaggaaaaaagaagacGCATTTCGAGATGACACTTCAAATGTAGATGATGCTTCTGTTGTTGGGCTCAGTGATTGTGCAATTCAGCAGGATATCGAGGTTGTAGCGAAAACTTTGGAGAATGCAAATAAAGAAGTAATTATGGAATTTGAAGTTTTGAAGGAGCATCAGCATACTGATGGCAACAATAGGAACACTAAGAGGGACCTTGACACTGCTGTGTCAATGAAAGAAGCTTCAGAACCTGAACTTATTTCAGATAAGAAGCATAAGAAAAGGAAGAGGTCTTTGATTGATGATTCTAAAGAATTATTCAAGGAAGAGACGGCTGCTCAGAAGGATGAAGCGCATAAGTCCGATGAAGCACATGAGGAAAGGAAAGAATTGAAGGATCAGTTTGAACTTAAGAATGAAAACTATAGGTATGGTGTTGAATATAAGGATGATAAGGTAACTGGAGACATTTTAGATACAGTAACTCCtgcaaagaaaaagaggaagtgCAGCAAAGAAAAAAGTTTGTCCAAGGCCAAGTTGATTAATGATTTCAACGTAGAGATTTCTTCTCATCATGATTTGGAGAAGCTACAGAAGATTAAAAACAGTAACGATGACCAATCAGCCGAAAAATTTAGTGACACTGATCCACTGAGAACTATATTGGAAGGTAGGAGgaggaaagggaagaaaaattCATCAAATCCTCATGAAACACatttaatttcttctttcaggaacgttgaagaagaagatcatTCAAGCATTCAAAAAGGTGGTCAGGAGGAAATTTCTCTCCCTAAAG ggCCAGATATGAGTATGGGCAAAACTACTATTGACAACATGGAGACTGGAACTGATGCATGCAAAGAAGACATTCAAAGTacagaaaaaacaaaaggaaactATAACAACCATGCTGATATTGAAATAATAGCACACCCTGCTAATGTGGTCGGGCATATGGAGCTCACTGAGGATAATGGTAAAAACGAAGCTGGTCAGATTGAAGGAGCTGAGGAAGGAAGAGAGTTATCACAACAAAATGATCCTAAGCTAATGCTGTTAGATAAGTCCACACCATCCAACCAGAACGACTCAAATGCAAAAGTTGGAGAATTAAATGTGACTTCAAAAGTTGTGGATGTGAATGGATCAACTGAATCTAGAAAATcgaagaaggaaaaaaagaagaagaaaaaagacaaGAATTCAGGTGGAGAGTCCCCGTTTAGGGAAGGTACTGGCCATGTGGATGCTTCTGAGAGTAAAAATGGTATTATGgaaaaaaagaacaagaaaaaagaTAAGAATTCAGGTGGAGAGTCCCCGTTTAGAGAAGGTTCTGGCCATGTGGATGCTTCTGAGAGTAAAAATGGTATTATGAAGTCCATTGGTGCAACAAATTATGATCCTAAATCAGGAAATACAGAGACAGTGGAGAACCCTTTAAATCAAATAGGTGAAAAAATACAGCAGGAGGAGATGCATGGGACTTCTGATAAGGAGGTTGAGTTTAACATTGAGAGTGCTGAACACACGGGCAAGAGACAGAGAAAAAAGTCAAATGACAAacagaattctatctcaaagagtATGTTAAATATGCTTTTGAAAGATCAAGGTGATAGTAAGAATCTATCATCATCTTCTGACCGTGAAACACAGGCCAAATCTTCAGTTGCAGTGACAAAGAAACGTAACTCTGCAAGCACAAAGTCCTCTAAGAAATCATGCAAAACAAATACGGAACTGGTGAAAGACTCTGTTAGATTTGAACCTTCTGATTCTCCGCATAATTCTGGGAGCAAGGATGCAGTGCAGCTTTCAACACAGTCTCCTGGAGAgaaagatgatgataatttgGAAGCACCTTCTAAAACTTTAAAGGTTAATGCTGATGAACAATTTTCATCCTGGAAACAGCCAGGTGAAACTAATTTGTCAGATGGCATGCTTGTTGACAAGATGAATGAAACAGAGATGAAAGATATTGAGACCATGACCAGAAATAACATTCATCAACTTGAAGCAACAAATGGACAAACTCATGCTAAGGATTTAAGCTCCTCACAGAAATTATCATCAAAGGAAGAGCTTGATGTAAGGATTCACCCTGGAGAGAAGGTACCAAATCCACACAGGAGTGGACAAGAATCAAAAGTGTCTGGTAACAGGACTGTgattgaagaaaacaaaaagactcGTGTCAAAGCTTctgagaaaaaaattgatttggagaaacaaagaaaacatgttcCTGTATCAAATTCAAAGCTGGAAGGTTCCATAAAAAGGGTTCAAAATAAAGCAGGAAAAGCTTCCGGGAATAATGTTCATGGAGTTGTGGGTAAAACACCGCAAAAGAAGAGCTTGTTATCGGGAGCAATTTTCAAGGATGATAGTAGCAGCAGCTCTGACGGTGAAGATGGTAATTCTGGTGCCAGCACCAGAACTCCATCAGATAATCCGCTATTGTCTGATGAAGACAGCAGTTCAG GTTCATATGGAGGGCAAAGTCTGGAAAATGGTGGAAGAATTTCCTCAAAAGCACA TTTGACAGATACAAAAGAAATGTCAATCGATGACGTTGTCAGAAGCTCAAGCTGGTTTAAGGAGGCTAAAATGACAGCCTCTCAATTGCAAGAGTCTCAAAGCCAGTCCCTCGAATTTGTCCCAGACAGCCTGGTTGATTGA
- the LOC108329203 gene encoding uncharacterized protein LOC108329203 isoform X2, producing MATHNTSVVYIHTNLDTRLALLVSDHDTVADLKRSILSEHPLCFPQIGQIQINGIKVMREGHFYHLVDSMPVRSAFTGSLQSWFVSVDATVVRECSQNYQVATLGIVSNALTGRGDNAIGSPSKGVLQLENKLVENVEVPVPSPCVSQHTGKGAGEKLDTGVKSSGENIELPGSAIEYEVDGTDKNIGSVCVVRKERNSKSVSDSSRKRKGKRKKEDAFRDDTSNVDDASVVGLSDCAIQQDIEVVAKTLENANKEVIMEFEVLKEHQHTDGNNRNTKRDLDTAVSMKEASEPELISDKKHKKRKRSLIDDSKELFKEETAAQKDEAHKSDEAHEERKELKDQFELKNENYRYGVEYKDDKVTGDILDTVTPAKKKRKCSKEKSLSKAKLINDFNVEISSHHDLEKLQKIKNSNDDQSAEKFSDTDPLRTILEGRRRKGKKNSSNPHETHLISSFRNVEEEDHSSIQKGGQEEISLPKDMSMGKTTIDNMETGTDACKEDIQSTEKTKGNYNNHADIEIIAHPANVVGHMELTEDNGKNEAGQIEGAEEGRELSQQNDPKLMLLDKSTPSNQNDSNAKVGELNVTSKVVDVNGSTESRKSKKEKKKKKKDKNSGGESPFREGTGHVDASESKNGIMEKKNKKKDKNSGGESPFREGSGHVDASESKNGIMKSIGATNYDPKSGNTETVENPLNQIGEKIQQEEMHGTSDKEVEFNIESAEHTGKRQRKKSNDKQNSISKSMLNMLLKDQGDSKNLSSSSDRETQAKSSVAVTKKRNSASTKSSKKSCKTNTELVKDSVRFEPSDSPHNSGSKDAVQLSTQSPGEKDDDNLEAPSKTLKVNADEQFSSWKQPGETNLSDGMLVDKMNETEMKDIETMTRNNIHQLEATNGQTHAKDLSSSQKLSSKEELDVRIHPGEKVPNPHRSGQESKVSGNRTVIEENKKTRVKASEKKIDLEKQRKHVPVSNSKLEGSIKRVQNKAGKASGNNVHGVVGKTPQKKSLLSGAIFKDDSSSSSDGEDGNSGASTRTPSDNPLLSDEDSSSGSYGGQSLENGGRISSKAHLTDTKEMSIDDVVRSSSWFKEAKMTASQLQESQSQSLEFVPDSLVD from the exons GTAATGCTTTGACTGGTCGTGGTGATAATGCTATCGGTTCTCCATCCAAGGGTGTGTTGCAGTTGGAGAACAAACTAGTTGAGAATGTAGAAGTTCCTGTTCCTAGTCCTTGTGTTTCACAACATACTGGCAAAGGAGCTGGTGAAAAGTTGGATACAGGTGTTAAATCATCTGGCGAAAATATTGAACTTCCAGGTTCAGCTATCGAGTATGAGGTTGATGGAACCGATAAAAACATTGGGAGTGTTTGTGTTGTACGCAAGGAGAGAAATAGTAAATCTGTATCAGATTCGAGTAGAAAACGTAAAggtaaaaggaaaaaagaagacGCATTTCGAGATGACACTTCAAATGTAGATGATGCTTCTGTTGTTGGGCTCAGTGATTGTGCAATTCAGCAGGATATCGAGGTTGTAGCGAAAACTTTGGAGAATGCAAATAAAGAAGTAATTATGGAATTTGAAGTTTTGAAGGAGCATCAGCATACTGATGGCAACAATAGGAACACTAAGAGGGACCTTGACACTGCTGTGTCAATGAAAGAAGCTTCAGAACCTGAACTTATTTCAGATAAGAAGCATAAGAAAAGGAAGAGGTCTTTGATTGATGATTCTAAAGAATTATTCAAGGAAGAGACGGCTGCTCAGAAGGATGAAGCGCATAAGTCCGATGAAGCACATGAGGAAAGGAAAGAATTGAAGGATCAGTTTGAACTTAAGAATGAAAACTATAGGTATGGTGTTGAATATAAGGATGATAAGGTAACTGGAGACATTTTAGATACAGTAACTCCtgcaaagaaaaagaggaagtgCAGCAAAGAAAAAAGTTTGTCCAAGGCCAAGTTGATTAATGATTTCAACGTAGAGATTTCTTCTCATCATGATTTGGAGAAGCTACAGAAGATTAAAAACAGTAACGATGACCAATCAGCCGAAAAATTTAGTGACACTGATCCACTGAGAACTATATTGGAAGGTAGGAGgaggaaagggaagaaaaattCATCAAATCCTCATGAAACACatttaatttcttctttcaggaacgttgaagaagaagatcatTCAAGCATTCAAAAAGGTGGTCAGGAGGAAATTTCTCTCCCTAAAG ATATGAGTATGGGCAAAACTACTATTGACAACATGGAGACTGGAACTGATGCATGCAAAGAAGACATTCAAAGTacagaaaaaacaaaaggaaactATAACAACCATGCTGATATTGAAATAATAGCACACCCTGCTAATGTGGTCGGGCATATGGAGCTCACTGAGGATAATGGTAAAAACGAAGCTGGTCAGATTGAAGGAGCTGAGGAAGGAAGAGAGTTATCACAACAAAATGATCCTAAGCTAATGCTGTTAGATAAGTCCACACCATCCAACCAGAACGACTCAAATGCAAAAGTTGGAGAATTAAATGTGACTTCAAAAGTTGTGGATGTGAATGGATCAACTGAATCTAGAAAATcgaagaaggaaaaaaagaagaagaaaaaagacaaGAATTCAGGTGGAGAGTCCCCGTTTAGGGAAGGTACTGGCCATGTGGATGCTTCTGAGAGTAAAAATGGTATTATGgaaaaaaagaacaagaaaaaagaTAAGAATTCAGGTGGAGAGTCCCCGTTTAGAGAAGGTTCTGGCCATGTGGATGCTTCTGAGAGTAAAAATGGTATTATGAAGTCCATTGGTGCAACAAATTATGATCCTAAATCAGGAAATACAGAGACAGTGGAGAACCCTTTAAATCAAATAGGTGAAAAAATACAGCAGGAGGAGATGCATGGGACTTCTGATAAGGAGGTTGAGTTTAACATTGAGAGTGCTGAACACACGGGCAAGAGACAGAGAAAAAAGTCAAATGACAAacagaattctatctcaaagagtATGTTAAATATGCTTTTGAAAGATCAAGGTGATAGTAAGAATCTATCATCATCTTCTGACCGTGAAACACAGGCCAAATCTTCAGTTGCAGTGACAAAGAAACGTAACTCTGCAAGCACAAAGTCCTCTAAGAAATCATGCAAAACAAATACGGAACTGGTGAAAGACTCTGTTAGATTTGAACCTTCTGATTCTCCGCATAATTCTGGGAGCAAGGATGCAGTGCAGCTTTCAACACAGTCTCCTGGAGAgaaagatgatgataatttgGAAGCACCTTCTAAAACTTTAAAGGTTAATGCTGATGAACAATTTTCATCCTGGAAACAGCCAGGTGAAACTAATTTGTCAGATGGCATGCTTGTTGACAAGATGAATGAAACAGAGATGAAAGATATTGAGACCATGACCAGAAATAACATTCATCAACTTGAAGCAACAAATGGACAAACTCATGCTAAGGATTTAAGCTCCTCACAGAAATTATCATCAAAGGAAGAGCTTGATGTAAGGATTCACCCTGGAGAGAAGGTACCAAATCCACACAGGAGTGGACAAGAATCAAAAGTGTCTGGTAACAGGACTGTgattgaagaaaacaaaaagactcGTGTCAAAGCTTctgagaaaaaaattgatttggagaaacaaagaaaacatgttcCTGTATCAAATTCAAAGCTGGAAGGTTCCATAAAAAGGGTTCAAAATAAAGCAGGAAAAGCTTCCGGGAATAATGTTCATGGAGTTGTGGGTAAAACACCGCAAAAGAAGAGCTTGTTATCGGGAGCAATTTTCAAGGATGATAGTAGCAGCAGCTCTGACGGTGAAGATGGTAATTCTGGTGCCAGCACCAGAACTCCATCAGATAATCCGCTATTGTCTGATGAAGACAGCAGTTCAG GTTCATATGGAGGGCAAAGTCTGGAAAATGGTGGAAGAATTTCCTCAAAAGCACA TTTGACAGATACAAAAGAAATGTCAATCGATGACGTTGTCAGAAGCTCAAGCTGGTTTAAGGAGGCTAAAATGACAGCCTCTCAATTGCAAGAGTCTCAAAGCCAGTCCCTCGAATTTGTCCCAGACAGCCTGGTTGATTGA